The Plectropomus leopardus isolate mb unplaced genomic scaffold, YSFRI_Pleo_2.0 unplaced_scaffold28284, whole genome shotgun sequence DNA segment ttattgttattgtgtttcAGTGCTGGAGGAGTCTGTACCGGGACAGGCGCGAGGGCTCGGAGGTGCCACCGCGCGCCCCTGCGCTCGAGAGTCTGTGCCGGGGGAATCCTCCCGGTGCTTCGGTCAGAGATCATGGCACGAGGAGGCGTCTCCCGCGCTCCCGCTGTGAGAATAGGGTCCCTCGTGCGGCGGCGGCTCCCCCGGCGGCGTCATGCGCTTCTCCTTCTGCCTCCGGTTGCAGAACCACACGCGCACCACCTCCTTCTCCAGCTGCAGCGAGTCCGCCAGCGAGGTGATCTCCTGCGCGGACGGTTTGGGACACTTGAGAAAGTGCGTCTCCAGCACCCCTTTGACGCTGACCTCGATGGacgtcctcttcttcctcttcctcccctgaGCTGCTATCTTGTCTATACTGCTAGAGCTGCCTGTGGACGAGTCTGCCTCCTCCAGCCACTTGTTCAACAGCGGCTTTAGTTTGcacatgtttttaaagctcAGCTGCAGAGCCTCGAACCTGCAGATGGTGGTTTGGGAAAAGACGTTACCGTACAGCGTGCCCAGAGCCAAACCCACGTCCGCCTGCGTAAAGCCCAGCTTGATCCTCCGCTGTTTGAACTGCTTGGCAAAGTGCTCCAGCTCGTCCGAAGTCGGCGTCTCCTCGTCGGAGTGGTCGTGGCAGTGGTGCCCGCCGAGGTCGCTGTGCTCGGGGCTGAGAGTGTCCCTGAGGCCCGGGTGCATGCCTTGGCCCTGCGGGTTGGATGGAGGTGTGAGGCCACCATGGTCCAGCATGCCGTTGACAGTGAAGCCCGTCTGGGAGTAGATGTTTATCTGCTGCCCGCTGCTGATGGACGAGTTGTGGGA contains these protein-coding regions:
- the LOC121938044 gene encoding POU domain, class 3, transcription factor 4-like: MATAASSPYTLLSSSPMIHPDSQAMQPASPYRGHQKLLQSDYLQSVQSNGHPLGHQWASSLSEGSPWSASMEQQDVKPGREDLQLGIIHHRSPHVAHHSPHHNNHGNHPGAWGTPVSHNSSISSGQQINIYSQTGFTVNGMLDHGGLTPPSNPQGQGMHPGLRDTLSPEHSDLGGHHCHDHSDEETPTSDELEHFAKQFKQRRIKLGFTQADVGLALGTLYGNVFSQTTICRFEALQLSFKNMCKLKPLLNKWLEEADSSTGSSSSIDKIAAQGRKRKKRTSIEVSVKGVLETHFLKCPKPSAQEITSLADSLQLEKEVVRVWFCNRRQKEKRMTPPGEPPPHEGPYSHSGSAGDASSCHDL